In Vibrio syngnathi, the following proteins share a genomic window:
- a CDS encoding YgiW/YdeI family stress tolerance OB fold protein yields the protein MKKTVLAIASTIILAPTFAMASDHHSDSNHKHQSAIAYTGPIETVSVATLLADTSMFAEQEAIVDGKIVRQLKNDTFVFSDGQSEIQIELDDDILLAQPLTADTKVRIFGEYEGGKTPEIEVDHIQVL from the coding sequence ATGAAAAAAACTGTATTAGCGATCGCATCTACTATTATCCTCGCTCCTACTTTCGCAATGGCTAGTGACCATCACAGCGACAGTAACCACAAGCATCAGAGCGCTATTGCGTACACGGGACCGATTGAAACCGTTTCAGTTGCGACTCTACTAGCAGACACCAGCATGTTCGCAGAGCAAGAAGCAATCGTAGATGGCAAGATTGTTCGTCAACTAAAGAACGATACGTTCGTATTCTCTGATGGTCAGAGTGAAATTCAAATCGAGCTGGATGACGATATCCTTCTAGCGCAACCGCTCACCGCAGATACAAAAGTTCGTATATTTGGCGAATACGAAGGTGGTAAAACGCCAGAGATCGAAGTAGATCATATTCAAGTTTTGTAA
- a CDS encoding cobyric acid synthase has product MRSPLNALMVQGTTSDAGKSVLVAGLCRVLARKGIKVAPFKPQNMALNSAVTKDGGEIGRAQAVQAQACNIEPTVHMNPVLLKPNSDTGAQVILQGRALTNMEATGYHDYKKVAMNSVIDSFDRLSEEYQSVMIEGAGSPAEINLRENDIANMGFAEKADIPVIIVADIDRGGVFAHLYGTLALLSESEQARVKGFVINRFRGDIALLQSGLDWLEEKTGKPVIGVLPYLHGFNLEAEDAITSAQESDGEAKLKVVVPVLTRISNHTDFDALRLNPSIDLRYVGKGERLNNADLIVLPGTKSVRADLEYLKQQGWDKDIQRHLRLGGKVMGICGGYQMLGNIIHDPDGVEGKPGSSEGLGYLDTETTLTQQKTLTNVCGTMTLDGKTAQVKGYEIHVGRTDVNETVLPVQLESGSVDGAVNQDNSIFGTYLHGVFDNSDALSLICEWAGANDVTAIDHEQLKELGINRIADAIEDHLNLDLIWPELTA; this is encoded by the coding sequence ATGCGATCACCGTTAAACGCCCTTATGGTTCAAGGGACAACGTCAGATGCCGGAAAAAGTGTTTTGGTGGCAGGTTTATGCCGTGTTTTAGCAAGGAAAGGCATCAAAGTGGCACCTTTTAAGCCACAAAATATGGCGCTAAATAGCGCAGTGACAAAAGATGGTGGCGAAATTGGTCGTGCTCAAGCGGTTCAGGCACAAGCTTGTAATATTGAGCCTACCGTTCATATGAATCCTGTATTGCTAAAACCCAATTCAGATACGGGTGCGCAAGTGATTCTACAAGGAAGAGCACTGACGAATATGGAAGCGACCGGATATCACGACTACAAGAAAGTCGCGATGAATTCGGTTATCGATTCGTTTGATCGACTTTCCGAAGAATACCAAAGCGTGATGATTGAAGGTGCGGGCAGCCCTGCAGAGATCAATCTTCGAGAAAACGATATCGCGAACATGGGCTTTGCTGAAAAGGCAGACATCCCAGTGATCATCGTTGCTGATATTGATCGTGGCGGCGTTTTTGCACACCTCTACGGCACATTAGCTTTATTATCTGAATCTGAACAAGCGCGCGTAAAAGGCTTTGTGATAAACCGTTTTAGAGGCGATATTGCGCTTCTACAATCTGGTTTAGACTGGCTAGAAGAGAAAACAGGTAAGCCAGTGATAGGGGTTTTGCCTTATCTACATGGTTTTAACTTAGAGGCGGAGGATGCGATAACCTCTGCTCAAGAGTCTGATGGAGAAGCTAAACTCAAGGTTGTGGTGCCAGTACTAACTCGAATCAGTAACCATACAGACTTTGACGCTCTGCGACTTAACCCGTCGATTGATTTACGTTACGTAGGCAAAGGCGAGCGCCTGAACAACGCTGATTTGATTGTATTGCCGGGAACAAAATCGGTAAGAGCCGATTTGGAATACCTAAAACAGCAAGGTTGGGATAAAGATATTCAGCGTCATCTTCGCTTGGGCGGGAAAGTGATGGGTATTTGTGGCGGTTATCAGATGCTAGGGAATATCATCCACGACCCAGATGGCGTTGAAGGGAAACCTGGAAGCAGTGAAGGGTTGGGGTATCTTGATACTGAAACGACACTAACACAGCAGAAAACTTTAACCAATGTGTGTGGAACCATGACACTTGATGGCAAAACTGCACAAGTAAAAGGGTATGAAATCCACGTAGGTAGGACTGATGTCAATGAAACGGTATTACCGGTTCAGTTAGAATCTGGCAGTGTTGATGGTGCTGTGAATCAAGATAATTCAATTTTTGGTACTTACCTGCATGGCGTATTCGATAACAGTGATGCATTGTCGCTTATTTGCGAATGGGCAGGCGCCAATGATGTGACAGCGATTGACCATGAACAGCTTAAAGAGTTGGGTATCAATCGAATCGCTGATGCCATCGAAGATCACTTGAACCTTGACCTGATTTGGCCTGAATTAACAGCTTAG
- the modA gene encoding molybdate ABC transporter substrate-binding protein gives MKKRVILLTIVLVSALSSTHLLAAEKLRVYAASSMTNAVNLLVEEFEKDHSVDVIPVYASTSSLVRQIERGAPADIFISANEKWMTHLVDRQLVSSDNVTNLCENELVLISPKETPISLDLSNGDQWAKLLMNERLAVGNTMSVPAGIYAKEALETLGVWDDVKTRLAPSNNVRMALALVERSEAKLGIVYKTDALLSKEVNLVSTFPSDLHTSIRYPVAKLSDKVVAEQFYTFLKSEKAKDTLNSFGFEVR, from the coding sequence ATGAAAAAACGAGTCATCCTTTTAACTATCGTCTTAGTTTCAGCACTGAGTTCTACTCATCTTTTGGCTGCTGAAAAACTACGAGTTTATGCTGCATCGTCGATGACGAACGCGGTTAACTTGTTGGTTGAAGAGTTTGAGAAAGATCATTCTGTCGATGTTATTCCAGTGTATGCGAGCACGTCGTCTTTGGTGCGCCAAATCGAACGAGGTGCGCCAGCAGACATTTTTATCTCGGCAAACGAAAAATGGATGACGCATTTAGTCGATCGCCAATTGGTTTCTAGTGACAATGTCACAAACTTGTGCGAAAACGAACTCGTGTTAATTTCCCCGAAAGAGACGCCAATATCTTTGGACCTCTCAAACGGTGACCAATGGGCTAAACTTCTAATGAATGAAAGACTTGCAGTTGGCAACACCATGTCGGTTCCTGCGGGTATCTATGCGAAAGAAGCGCTAGAAACGTTAGGTGTATGGGACGATGTGAAGACTCGATTGGCACCAAGTAACAATGTACGTATGGCATTGGCTTTGGTGGAGCGTAGTGAAGCTAAGCTTGGCATTGTCTACAAAACAGATGCGTTGCTTTCTAAAGAAGTGAACCTAGTGTCGACGTTCCCATCAGATTTACATACGTCAATACGTTACCCTGTAGCGAAATTGAGCGATAAAGTCGTCGCAGAACAGTTCTATACTTTCCTAAAGAGCGAAAAAGCGAAGGACACCTTGAACAGTTTTGGATTTGAAGTGCGTTAA
- the modB gene encoding molybdate ABC transporter permease subunit, whose product MMYLSEYEYQALMLSLKVAGFAILWLIPIGIGLAWLLAKKQFVGKSIVESIVHLPLVLPPVVIGYLLLVLMGRQGVIGSWLNDVFGIVFSFSWKGAVLACVVVALPLMVRSIRLSLETVDSKLEEAAATLGASPLRVFFTITLPLMIPGIITGTMLSFARSLGEFGATISFVSNIPGETQTIPLAMYTFIETPGAEMEAARLCVISIVIALSSLMLSEWLNKKSAKRLGGNA is encoded by the coding sequence ATGATGTATCTATCGGAATACGAATACCAAGCCTTAATGCTGAGCTTGAAAGTCGCTGGGTTTGCCATCTTATGGCTTATTCCTATCGGTATCGGCTTAGCGTGGTTGCTTGCTAAAAAACAATTTGTGGGCAAAAGCATTGTAGAGAGTATTGTCCATTTGCCTTTGGTGCTTCCACCCGTGGTTATTGGTTATTTGTTGCTAGTGTTGATGGGCAGACAAGGCGTTATTGGCTCTTGGCTTAATGACGTGTTTGGTATTGTATTCAGTTTTAGCTGGAAGGGCGCTGTTCTAGCGTGTGTGGTCGTAGCGTTGCCTCTGATGGTACGTTCTATACGACTGAGCTTAGAAACCGTAGACAGTAAACTTGAAGAGGCCGCAGCTACATTGGGCGCTTCACCTCTTCGTGTGTTTTTTACCATCACTTTACCTCTGATGATCCCAGGGATCATTACTGGCACCATGCTTTCATTTGCAAGAAGTCTGGGTGAATTTGGTGCGACCATCAGCTTCGTTTCCAATATCCCTGGAGAAACTCAAACCATTCCTTTAGCCATGTATACCTTTATTGAAACCCCTGGAGCTGAAATGGAAGCGGCTCGTTTGTGTGTCATTTCTATAGTGATCGCACTGAGTTCACTGATGCTTTCTGAATGGCTCAACAAAAAGTCAGCAAAACGTTTGGGGGGTAACGCATGA
- the modC gene encoding molybdenum ABC transporter ATP-binding protein ModC, with product MSALVLQYQQQLGETFFDIDLELPSTGITAIFGRSGAGKTSLINAISGLKQPDKGLISVSGTTLFDSDKGINLPTHKRNVGYVFQESRLFPHMKVSGNLKYGIKDFDKTHFDQIVSLLSLGLLLDRYPARLSGGEKQRVAIGRALLSKPSILLMDEPLASLDLPRKREVMPFLENLSETVQIPIIYVTHSLNEILRLANHLVIIDQGKVISSGMTEEVWASRAMQPWQSFSEQSSLFEATLTEHNDDYALSRLTLGKSTSLWVQKVSSELGTTVRLQVRANDVSITLQQPQGTSIRNILPVTIKRVETHQQGSNKQSVAVELELEAGCYLWATITLWALDELNLEIGQRVYAQIKGVSVAQRDIAITH from the coding sequence ATGAGCGCTTTGGTCCTCCAATATCAGCAACAGCTTGGTGAAACGTTTTTTGATATTGACTTGGAATTACCGAGTACTGGTATTACGGCAATTTTCGGTCGTTCTGGTGCAGGTAAAACCTCACTTATCAATGCCATTAGTGGCCTTAAACAGCCAGATAAGGGCTTGATCAGCGTATCGGGAACTACTTTGTTCGATAGTGATAAGGGCATTAACTTGCCGACTCACAAACGCAATGTCGGGTATGTATTCCAAGAATCACGATTGTTTCCGCACATGAAGGTGTCAGGCAATCTTAAATATGGCATCAAAGACTTCGATAAAACGCATTTCGATCAGATTGTCTCCTTGTTATCTCTCGGTCTATTGCTAGACCGTTACCCAGCACGTTTGTCGGGTGGTGAGAAGCAACGAGTGGCGATTGGACGTGCTTTGTTGTCTAAGCCCAGCATTCTATTGATGGATGAGCCATTGGCGTCTTTGGACTTACCTCGTAAGCGTGAAGTAATGCCGTTTCTGGAAAACTTATCTGAAACCGTCCAAATACCGATTATCTATGTTACTCATAGCCTCAATGAAATATTACGCTTGGCAAATCACCTTGTGATCATTGATCAAGGCAAAGTTATTTCATCGGGGATGACGGAAGAGGTATGGGCATCGAGAGCCATGCAACCGTGGCAATCTTTTTCAGAGCAAAGCTCGTTGTTTGAAGCGACATTAACGGAACATAATGATGATTATGCGTTGTCACGTCTAACGTTAGGTAAATCAACGTCACTTTGGGTTCAAAAGGTGTCGAGCGAGCTTGGCACTACGGTAAGGCTGCAAGTGAGGGCAAATGATGTCTCTATCACGCTACAGCAGCCGCAAGGCACTTCGATACGTAATATCCTTCCTGTCACTATTAAAAGGGTAGAGACGCACCAGCAAGGCTCGAATAAGCAGAGTGTCGCTGTCGAGTTAGAACTTGAGGCCGGATGCTACCTATGGGCAACTATTACATTGTGGGCGCTGGATGAGCTGAATTTAGAAATTGGACAACGTGTCTACGCACAAATTAAAGGCGTGAGTGTCGCGCAAAGAGATATCGCGATAACGCACTAA
- a CDS encoding DUF3069 domain-containing protein, with protein MSDATNNEVQEIDLTTISPELRQVIEFDEVPKEMHNMVTSIHEVSEEAVRETWSSLPASAQNVLDNFEQFHALISVSQAFAGVNMMEEFPTLKLPEGMSDEEKEEYRAQLLDQILHNCVKDMAKQIKKARRDAILKRDFKEVFIR; from the coding sequence ATGTCAGACGCTACAAACAACGAAGTACAAGAAATCGATTTAACCACTATCTCACCAGAGCTTCGCCAAGTTATCGAATTTGATGAAGTGCCTAAAGAGATGCACAACATGGTTACTTCTATTCACGAAGTGTCTGAAGAAGCAGTGCGTGAAACTTGGAGCAGCCTTCCAGCAAGCGCACAAAATGTTTTGGACAACTTTGAGCAATTCCACGCTCTAATCTCTGTTAGCCAAGCTTTCGCTGGCGTAAACATGATGGAGGAGTTCCCTACTCTTAAACTTCCAGAAGGCATGTCTGATGAAGAAAAAGAAGAGTACCGAGCTCAACTGCTTGACCAAATTTTACATAACTGTGTAAAAGACATGGCTAAGCAAATCAAGAAAGCGCGCCGTGATGCTATCTTGAAGCGTGATTTCAAAGAAGTTTTCATCCGCTAA
- a CDS encoding diguanylate cyclase gives MIEKGSSMRILLVDDVQLDRMQLAIRLKQLGHVVEAVGSGKEALNVYSDFDPELVLLDISMPDMDGFEVANEVRRQFPEWVPIIFLSGHEEPEMIAKAIDAGGDDYLIKPVNKVVLNSKLIAMQRIAHMRRELKQSTAKLEELNILLQQQANEDGLTKLYNRRYMDTKLEESIAWHGRRNISMTVILLDVDFFKPYNDNYGHIQGDKCLQGLANTLKELFVRAGEFVGRYGGEEFVIILSDTDSSAANLQANRVKEALHQMNYVHDYSAVSDRVTASQGVLSFVPEGGEAIASIYEKVDQALYQAKQSGRNTYIQRDIMELEQ, from the coding sequence ATGATAGAAAAGGGATCTTCGATGCGCATATTGCTAGTTGATGACGTTCAACTGGATAGGATGCAACTCGCTATTCGACTCAAGCAACTGGGTCATGTTGTAGAAGCTGTTGGTAGCGGAAAAGAAGCCCTGAATGTTTATTCTGATTTTGACCCTGAACTCGTGTTACTGGATATCAGCATGCCAGACATGGATGGTTTTGAGGTCGCTAACGAAGTTCGTCGGCAATTCCCAGAATGGGTTCCGATCATCTTTTTGAGCGGTCATGAAGAGCCTGAAATGATCGCAAAAGCGATAGATGCCGGCGGCGATGACTATTTGATCAAACCGGTAAATAAAGTTGTTTTGAACTCTAAGTTGATTGCGATGCAGCGTATTGCGCACATGAGACGAGAGTTAAAACAGAGTACCGCCAAACTCGAAGAGCTGAATATTTTGCTGCAACAACAAGCCAACGAAGACGGCCTAACCAAATTATACAACCGTCGATATATGGATACTAAGCTTGAAGAGAGCATTGCGTGGCACGGACGACGTAATATATCCATGACCGTCATACTACTCGATGTTGACTTCTTTAAGCCTTACAACGATAACTATGGCCATATTCAAGGGGATAAGTGCCTGCAAGGGCTTGCCAATACTTTGAAAGAGCTCTTTGTTCGAGCTGGAGAGTTTGTTGGACGTTACGGCGGTGAAGAGTTCGTCATCATTCTGAGTGATACCGACAGCTCCGCGGCTAATTTACAGGCCAATCGTGTAAAAGAAGCACTGCATCAAATGAACTACGTCCATGACTACTCAGCAGTGTCTGACAGAGTGACAGCGTCACAAGGCGTATTGTCATTCGTGCCTGAAGGTGGTGAGGCTATCGCTTCTATTTACGAAAAGGTTGACCAAGCACTGTATCAGGCCAAGCAAAGCGGAAGAAATACCTACATACAACGCGATATTATGGAGCTTGAGCAATAG
- a CDS encoding Solitary outer membrane autotransporter beta-barrel domain — MQHSKSFVMTNSNKGLVLTLFVSVCPTAVNAASLSELVRKDIEQTFATSVLLNDTDVFTFGINNFDPNKVFSLDNEDIGSNDSVSRRQNIASLSLPYTFKVPSYIEDNHQEVTLRLSALRIEKDVQYASSTISDFQKESVVSGYVEYANVSQLNEYWSFSSAIGNHISYYRNDFEYRSSLLAPIQGQLDGLYLNTDAWAYIIEPKIKLMFEDKNDWGKYKLSTSWHYFNGVGWGEANNGNIGHPEGWYIANEAKIFYDLVRWDKNITSMYSSIRRIDIGGDTVASMGTTAYYEASVGWLLNPNLFNDWVDNVGIGFTINYGSSLKGGSLVIFFNQD, encoded by the coding sequence ATGCAGCATTCCAAGTCATTCGTCATGACTAACTCAAACAAAGGTCTTGTATTAACTCTGTTTGTTTCCGTGTGTCCAACCGCTGTTAACGCAGCTTCGCTCTCTGAATTGGTCAGAAAAGACATTGAACAAACCTTCGCAACGAGTGTTTTGCTCAATGATACGGATGTGTTTACCTTTGGCATAAATAATTTTGATCCCAACAAAGTCTTTAGTTTGGACAATGAAGATATTGGCTCTAATGACTCAGTAAGTCGCCGACAAAATATCGCGTCCCTCAGCCTTCCTTATACCTTTAAAGTGCCAAGTTATATTGAAGACAACCATCAAGAAGTAACACTTCGTTTATCTGCGTTGCGGATAGAGAAGGATGTTCAATATGCCAGTTCAACGATAAGCGACTTTCAAAAAGAGTCTGTTGTTTCTGGTTACGTTGAGTATGCGAACGTATCCCAGTTGAACGAATACTGGAGTTTTAGTTCTGCAATTGGTAACCATATTTCCTATTATCGAAACGATTTTGAATATCGTTCTTCGTTGCTTGCACCTATTCAAGGTCAACTGGATGGTCTTTATCTGAACACGGATGCTTGGGCATACATAATAGAGCCTAAGATAAAGTTGATGTTTGAAGATAAGAATGACTGGGGTAAATATAAACTCAGTACCAGTTGGCATTACTTTAATGGTGTCGGTTGGGGAGAAGCCAATAACGGTAATATTGGTCACCCAGAAGGTTGGTACATAGCAAATGAAGCTAAGATCTTCTATGACTTAGTTCGTTGGGACAAAAACATCACATCCATGTATTCGAGTATAAGAAGAATAGATATTGGTGGTGACACTGTAGCGTCTATGGGTACTACGGCTTACTACGAAGCTAGTGTAGGTTGGTTGCTTAACCCTAATCTGTTTAATGACTGGGTCGACAATGTAGGAATAGGGTTTACTATCAATTACGGAAGCAGTTTGAAAGGAGGGAGCTTAGTCATCTTCTTTAACCAAGACTAG
- a CDS encoding GGDEF domain-containing protein has translation MTSSFVTSSMFRFCFPLFLLAILLAGMNNVIVVTESNLGFASNLPYILLSVAVLLCHTFKQGRMAMVSLTMLVAYLIIQVRLQTPLNTGTTLLELSLLTALVPVTCLLVYAFPDNGVNSKSMFLYALVLVLFTVWTQLIVSHFQSGGFESWSEGLLFIVSGFSRLPFVLVLYSLCLLGLTSILVLVYNRAIDVVVYSAILLSSCTFIFFDVQYISSTMFSLSGTLFIIYVVSASHDMAFNDRLTNIPGRHALEVDMKHLGRKYSMAMVDIDHFKKFNDTYGHDIGDDVLKLVARILSETTGGAKAYRYGGEEFTIIFKGKHSEQVKEHLQVLISEVQNYDMTIRNSNDRPDDHEVGIKKRGQSSESTEVVNVTVSIGLSDSRTTKQPVEVLKLADNALYKAKETGRNKLCVDI, from the coding sequence ATGACATCTTCTTTCGTCACGTCGAGCATGTTTCGATTTTGCTTCCCCTTATTTTTATTAGCAATATTACTTGCAGGTATGAACAACGTCATTGTCGTGACGGAGTCAAACTTAGGGTTTGCTAGCAACCTCCCATACATTCTATTGAGCGTTGCGGTTTTGCTGTGCCACACATTTAAGCAAGGTCGTATGGCCATGGTGTCCTTAACCATGCTCGTCGCATACCTCATCATCCAAGTTCGCTTACAAACACCACTTAATACTGGCACCACTCTATTAGAACTGTCTCTGTTAACGGCTTTAGTTCCTGTAACTTGCTTACTGGTGTATGCCTTCCCGGATAACGGCGTTAACTCGAAATCCATGTTCCTATATGCTTTGGTTCTCGTTCTGTTTACGGTATGGACCCAATTAATTGTTTCTCACTTCCAATCCGGCGGGTTTGAGTCATGGAGCGAAGGGCTTCTGTTTATCGTTAGCGGATTCTCGCGGCTGCCTTTTGTTTTGGTGCTGTATAGCTTGTGCTTATTGGGTCTTACTTCGATTTTAGTTCTGGTATACAACCGGGCGATTGATGTCGTCGTATACAGTGCCATTTTGCTTTCTTCGTGTACGTTCATATTTTTTGATGTGCAATACATCTCTAGTACGATGTTCTCGCTATCTGGCACGTTGTTCATTATCTATGTCGTCTCGGCTAGCCATGATATGGCCTTTAATGACCGTTTAACTAACATTCCAGGTAGACACGCTTTAGAAGTGGATATGAAGCACTTAGGGCGTAAATACTCAATGGCGATGGTTGACATCGACCACTTCAAGAAATTTAACGATACCTATGGTCATGACATTGGCGACGATGTGTTGAAGTTGGTAGCACGTATATTGAGTGAAACCACAGGTGGCGCGAAAGCCTATCGCTACGGTGGTGAAGAATTCACGATTATATTCAAAGGCAAACACTCGGAACAGGTTAAAGAACACCTACAGGTTTTAATTTCCGAAGTACAAAACTACGATATGACGATTCGAAATAGCAACGATCGCCCAGATGACCATGAAGTTGGTATCAAAAAGCGTGGTCAGAGTAGCGAGTCAACTGAAGTCGTAAACGTAACGGTGAGCATTGGGCTGTCTGATAGTAGAACCACTAAACAACCCGTAGAAGTCTTGAAGCTTGCCGATAATGCTCTGTACAAAGCAAAAGAGACGGGCCGAAACAAGCTGTGTGTCGATATTTAA
- a CDS encoding late competence development ComFB family protein produces the protein MQISVDVHNYMETLVGNVLATEEYVSGYTNEQLADLACLALGQLKPIYIRFDVDFLSALPEDKLVLYKRNSEIAVKNAESMIIDDRRRERDDNVPVIFSQHNFDDDVELQWYEKPLLSGKQS, from the coding sequence ATGCAAATCAGTGTCGATGTCCATAACTATATGGAAACTTTGGTGGGAAATGTATTAGCGACAGAAGAGTATGTTTCTGGCTATACCAACGAACAGTTAGCCGATCTTGCGTGTTTGGCTTTAGGTCAGCTTAAACCCATCTATATTCGCTTCGATGTCGATTTTCTATCGGCATTGCCAGAGGATAAATTGGTACTGTATAAACGAAATAGTGAGATCGCGGTCAAAAATGCAGAAAGTATGATCATTGACGACAGAAGACGCGAGCGTGACGACAATGTGCCCGTAATCTTTAGTCAACATAATTTTGATGATGACGTTGAATTACAATGGTATGAAAAGCCATTGTTGAGCGGCAAACAGTCATGA
- a CDS encoding HlyU family transcriptional regulator yields MGFFSRLFSGKEKTEQKVEIEPVEYKGFNIYQDAIAESGQYRVAGRIEKEFDGEIKTHRFIRSDVVSNKQDADELMLKKSQMFIDQMGDSIFS; encoded by the coding sequence GTGGGATTCTTTTCTAGATTATTTAGTGGCAAAGAAAAAACCGAACAAAAAGTAGAAATTGAGCCAGTCGAATACAAAGGCTTCAATATCTATCAAGATGCCATTGCTGAATCTGGTCAATACCGTGTAGCTGGGCGAATCGAGAAAGAATTTGATGGTGAAATCAAAACCCATCGTTTTATTCGTTCAGATGTTGTTTCAAACAAACAAGACGCCGATGAACTGATGCTTAAAAAATCGCAGATGTTCATCGACCAAATGGGCGATAGCATTTTTAGCTAA
- the pntA gene encoding Re/Si-specific NAD(P)(+) transhydrogenase subunit alpha, with protein MQIGVPRETLAGETRVAASPKSVEQLLKLGFEVCVESQAGALASFEDAVYEQAGAKIVTADEAWKSDIIFKVNAPIVDETKNEIDLLKDGATLVSFIWPAQNPELMEQLSTRNINVMAMDSVPRISRAQALDALSSMANIAGYRAVVEAAHEFGRFFTGQITAAGKVPPAKVLVAGAGVAGLAAIGAAGSLGAIVRSFDVRPEVKEQVESMGAEFLEVDFKEDTSAGDGYAKEMSEAFNKKAEELYAAQAKDVDIIITTALIPGRPAPKLITKEMVDSMSAGSVIVDLAAANGGNCEYTVADQVITTANGVKVVGYTDMVGRLPTQSSQLYATNLVNLLKLLCKEKDGNINIDFEDVVLRGVTVVKEGEVTWPAPPIQVSAQPQQAKPKAAKPEPKVEEPVSPIKKVAGMVVAVGAFAWVASVAPAAFLSHFTVFVLACVVGYYVVWNVSHSLHTPLMSVTNAISGIIVVGALLQIGQGSGVVTFLSFIAVLIASINIFGGFTVTKRMLEMFRKD; from the coding sequence ATGCAAATTGGTGTACCAAGAGAAACACTCGCAGGTGAAACGCGAGTCGCTGCTTCACCGAAATCGGTAGAACAGCTTCTAAAATTAGGATTTGAAGTTTGTGTTGAATCACAAGCAGGTGCGTTAGCAAGTTTTGAAGATGCAGTTTATGAACAAGCTGGAGCAAAAATTGTCACCGCAGATGAAGCTTGGAAATCCGATATTATTTTTAAAGTTAACGCTCCGATCGTTGACGAAACTAAAAATGAAATTGATCTTCTTAAAGATGGCGCAACATTGGTCAGCTTTATTTGGCCAGCTCAGAACCCAGAATTAATGGAACAATTGTCCACTCGTAACATCAACGTGATGGCGATGGATTCCGTACCTCGTATTTCAAGAGCTCAAGCGTTAGATGCATTGAGTTCTATGGCTAACATCGCGGGTTATCGTGCTGTGGTTGAAGCGGCGCATGAGTTTGGTCGATTCTTCACGGGTCAAATTACGGCGGCAGGTAAAGTTCCACCAGCGAAAGTATTGGTTGCTGGTGCGGGTGTTGCTGGCTTAGCGGCAATTGGCGCTGCGGGTAGTTTGGGTGCGATCGTTCGTTCGTTCGATGTTCGTCCTGAAGTAAAAGAGCAAGTCGAGTCTATGGGCGCTGAATTCTTGGAAGTGGATTTCAAGGAAGATACCAGTGCGGGCGACGGCTACGCAAAAGAGATGTCTGAAGCATTCAATAAGAAAGCTGAAGAACTTTATGCAGCTCAAGCTAAAGATGTCGATATCATCATTACAACGGCACTGATCCCTGGTCGTCCGGCCCCTAAGCTGATTACCAAAGAGATGGTAGACAGCATGAGTGCTGGTAGTGTGATTGTTGACCTTGCGGCAGCCAATGGCGGCAACTGTGAATATACCGTTGCGGATCAAGTCATTACAACGGCTAACGGCGTGAAAGTAGTAGGTTACACAGATATGGTTGGTCGACTACCGACTCAATCATCTCAACTGTATGCAACGAACCTCGTTAACTTGCTGAAACTGCTTTGCAAAGAGAAAGATGGCAACATCAATATCGACTTTGAAGATGTCGTTCTGCGCGGTGTTACTGTGGTTAAAGAGGGTGAGGTCACTTGGCCAGCTCCGCCTATTCAAGTTTCAGCTCAACCACAACAAGCTAAGCCAAAAGCAGCCAAACCAGAGCCTAAAGTTGAAGAACCTGTTTCTCCAATTAAGAAAGTGGCGGGTATGGTGGTTGCTGTTGGTGCTTTCGCTTGGGTAGCGTCGGTTGCTCCTGCTGCGTTCTTATCTCACTTTACCGTTTTTGTACTCGCTTGTGTGGTGGGTTATTACGTCGTTTGGAATGTAAGCCATTCTCTGCATACGCCTTTGATGTCCGTAACTAACGCGATTTCAGGAATCATTGTAGTCGGTGCACTGTTACAAATAGGACAAGGAAGTGGCGTTGTCACGTTCTTATCATTTATTGCCGTATTAATTGCAAGTATCAATATCTTTGGTGGCTTTACCGTAACCAAACGTATGCTTGAAATGTTCCGTAAAGACTAA